In a genomic window of Polypterus senegalus isolate Bchr_013 chromosome 13, ASM1683550v1, whole genome shotgun sequence:
- the si:ch211-157c3.4 gene encoding cell death-inducing p53-target protein 1 homolog yields MYASPPPYAVAPAPYGTVAYQPQVMPVPMQPAMPAAQPINIQFQNIAPAPPPPQTNIQIVTAPVVSQPQPTNSVADQIVINPVLGDKPCLAKCQYCRKQAVTNVTYTTGGFAWLICVLLFLFGGSLGCCLIPFCVNSCKDAHHQCSQCSAEIYVHKRL; encoded by the exons ATGTATGCTTCTCCTCCACCGTATGCTGTAGCACCAGCTCCATATGGGACTGTGGCCTACCAACCACAAG TGATGCCAGTTCCAATGCAACCAGCAATGCCAGCAGCACAACCAATCAATATTCAATTTCAGAATATAGCTccggcaccaccaccacctcaaaCAAACATCCAGATAGTGACAGCACCAGTGGTCAGCCAGCCCCAACCAACAAATTCTGTAG ctgaTCAAATAGTCATTAATCCAGTACTTGGAGATAAGCCGTGTCTGGCCAAGTGTCAATACTGCCGCAAGCAGGCTGTAACAAATGTGACTTACACAACGGGAGGATTTGCCTGGCTGATATGCGTGCTGCTCTTTTTATTTGG GGGAAGTCTCGGCTGCTGCCTCATCCCATTCTGTGTGAACAGCTGCAAAGATGCACATCACCAGTGTTCTCAGTGCAGTGCGGAAATCTACGTTCACAAGCGTCTCTAA